The genomic window AAGACCAGAAGAACACGCTCTTCGCGCAGTACCGCGCCGGTTCCATCGCCAAATATCCCCAAGGAGTTGTCTCGAAAGGGAGAGCGGCGAGGATCATGAAGGATTACGAGAAAAAAGCGGCCCCGCTTCTGGAACAGATTCAAGGAGAAATCGTGAAAATCCGGGAAGCCATTGAAGCGGAGGAAGCGAAAATCGAGGCCCTGTTCTTCTTCCAATGAAAACGATTCAGCGAAACCGCGGAGCGTAACGGTCCTGACACGCGATATCACCACCACCCGCGTTCAACCGGGCGGCGGAGAATCACTTCACCTCGTCCGCAGGGAAGCGGTAGTGCCGCTGGATGCTGTAATCGAAGAGCACGTTCTCCCATTTCACGCCGGACTTGAGATTGTGCACCACCCATGGCTCGCCGGAATGTTCGCCGGGACCGGGGACCACGATGCCGATGTGCGTTTCCGCGTTTGCCAACGTCCACACCACAACATCACCGGGCTTGTAGTCGGTCGCGTTCCGCGAGGTGCTCAGGGTCTGGCCCTTGCGTTCGAAAAATTTCGCCAGATTTTCGACCCGGCGGTGGTCGATGTTCGGGTCCGGGGCGGTCGCGTCCCAAAGCTGCGGGTAAGGGCGGAAGTCCTGCCTCATGTCCTCATGCACCAGTTGCTGCAGGTCCATGTCCATTTTCCGGTAGGTCCGCACCACCACATCCGCCGCCACGCCCTTGTCCGCCGGCACATCGCCATTCGGATAAGGGATCTTGTAGTAGGCCGGATCATAATGGCTGGACACCACCGTCTGGCCCAAGGCTGCGGCGGCGAGCTGGTTGCCGAATGTCTTCGAGGTTCTCAGCGTGGAAATGAGCGAGTCCGCCTGCTCCATGGACGCTTCCGCATTGTTCGCATTCAGCGAGGAGATGAGCGGCTTGCCGAAATAATACCCCATTCCCACGGCGATCACGATGATCACCCATCCTCCGAAAAAGTTTTTTCTCTTCGGTTTCTGGGGACGTGGACCGATGTACTCGATGGTGTTGTAGAATCCTGAACCGCGGCGAGGCATGAGATTGTTTCTTACGAAAAAGAATCAGCATAAATACGGCCAACCAGCCATTAAATTTTCAATCTAACACATCCACCCCCCGCGATGTCCCGCCTCGACATGGATTCACCAACTCCTCCACTATCGCGCCATGACGATATTCACCAGCCCTGAGCCGCTCGTATGGGGAGAGCTCGACGTGCCGCTTTTCGGCCTTGGCGCGGATATGGCGGGCGTGGCGCTCCAACCTCCCGTGGCTTTTTCCCTCGTCAGCGACGGGCGATACCTGTGGTTCCTGGCGAACCACCGGAAACCTGCCAACGTGCACCCGAAGGCACGTCCCGGACTGTTCCAGAGCGAGTTGTGGAAATATGACGTCGCCGAGCTGTTCCTCGCGGATCCGGCGAGCGGACGCTATTTCGAGTTCAATCTCGCGCCAAACGGCGCATGGTGGACGTGTGAATTCACCGCACCCCGCGTGCGGGCGGATGAGGTGGACATCGCCATGCCGGAGGTGGCGACCTTCTCGGACATGTCACCGGACGGTTCGTGGCTTGCCGCCATGGCGATCCCGCTCGATCTATTGAAGGCACGGCTGGATTTCGGCCCCGCCACGCGGTTGAACGTGTCGATGATCCTCGGCTCGCCCGAACAAAGATTTGTCAGCGCGACGGACCTGGGTCCGGGCGAACCGGATTTCCACCAGCCACGGAAATTCAGCGAAGTCCGGTTTTCCCCGCTGCCGGAAAATCCCTGAGCATCAATCCCGGCATCGCCGCTTGGTGGCCTTGCAAAGTCGTGGTAGAAGTCACCCAGGTGAGCAACCGTTTTCAGATAGAGGACCTCGTCGTCCAGGATGCCTCCGGCGTCGTTTTCCGCGCGCTGGACACGCAGACCGGAGATTTCGTGGCCTTGCGAAGGTTTTTCCCTTCCGGTGCCGACGGGGGCGGTCTGAATGCCGCACAGCAGCACGCCTACCAGGAAACCGTCGGCCGCCTCGCCGCGGTGACCCACCCCGCGCTGCGATCCATCATCAGCGGGGATTGCGACCCGATCGACGGCATGCCATACATCGCCACCGAGTGGATCGAGGGGTCCCGGCTCCGTACCTGCCTGGAACAGGGACCGATCACTCCGGAAGAGGTCGCACACGTCCTGACCCAGGCCTTGGAGGTCAGCCAGATCCTGTCGGGAGTGCTTGGCGAGGAAGGAATCTGGATCGAGACGGGGCTGGAGGCCATCGTCATCGGTGCCGAAAAAACGGGCAGAACCGTCACCTTCTGGATCGCCCCGCAGAAATGGCTGGGGAAAAATGACAGCCGCCACGGGCTGGAATGCATCGTCGAACTGACGGAAACTCTCATGGGCTGGCACGGCAAACGCGTCAGCGACCACGCGGGCAAGGGACTCGGCCTCTGGTTGAAATGGCTGCGCGGCGCGAAGGCGACCGCCACCCTTCAGGAAGTGAGGGAAATGCTGGCCGCCAGCACCGGGGCGGATTCTCCGGCATCCGCCACCCGGCTGTACCGCGAAGCCTTCCAACAGAAGAGATCGAAATCCCACCTGCTGTGGATCCTGGTCGCCGGACTTGTGCTTCTCGCCGCCGCCGTCGGCACCTGGACAGCGCTCAACAAAAAGCCTCCCGAAATTCCCCCGCCCTCGATTCGGATCGTCGAATGAATCCCCCCTTGCCAGCCGATGTCCCCGCATTCGCCGTCGTCGGACGTGTGAACATGGGGAAATCCGCGGTAATCGCGACACTCCTGGAGATCGACGACAACGAGTTGGTCCGAGTCAGCCCCACTCCGGGCGAGACGACCCGCTGCCAGCCGCACCGCGTGGTTTTCG from Luteolibacter yonseiensis includes these protein-coding regions:
- a CDS encoding DUF1287 domain-containing protein — encoded protein: MPRRGSGFYNTIEYIGPRPQKPKRKNFFGGWVIIVIAVGMGYYFGKPLISSLNANNAEASMEQADSLISTLRTSKTFGNQLAAAALGQTVVSSHYDPAYYKIPYPNGDVPADKGVAADVVVRTYRKMDMDLQQLVHEDMRQDFRPYPQLWDATAPDPNIDHRRVENLAKFFERKGQTLSTSRNATDYKPGDVVVWTLANAETHIGIVVPGPGEHSGEPWVVHNLKSGVKWENVLFDYSIQRHYRFPADEVK